In one window of Burkholderia sp. NRF60-BP8 DNA:
- a CDS encoding glutaminase, with protein MNYQTILERIHAELAPWIGQGRVADYIPELAKVPADKFGMAVVTLDGNVYTVGDAHERFSIQSISKLFACTLAFQLLGDALWERVGREPSGTAFNSLVQLESERGKPRNPFINAGALVVTDVLCRRFVKAETALVEFVRRLIGANDIDYDSRVATSELQHAERNRAMAHFMASFGNMQMPPDTVIDAYCRQCAITMNCVELASAALFLANGGVAPATGERIVDSSSAKRLSALMLTCGTYDAAGDFVYRVGLPAKSGVGGGIVAVLPGEMAVCVWAPGLDANGNSLAGTLALEWLTTYTGRSIF; from the coding sequence ATGAATTACCAGACGATCCTCGAACGCATCCACGCCGAACTCGCCCCCTGGATTGGCCAGGGACGGGTGGCCGACTACATTCCCGAACTCGCGAAAGTGCCCGCCGACAAGTTCGGGATGGCCGTCGTGACGCTCGACGGAAACGTTTACACCGTCGGCGATGCGCACGAGCGCTTCTCGATCCAGAGCATCTCGAAGCTGTTCGCGTGCACGCTCGCGTTCCAGTTGCTGGGCGACGCGCTGTGGGAACGGGTTGGCCGCGAGCCGTCCGGTACCGCGTTCAATTCGCTGGTCCAGCTCGAAAGCGAGCGCGGCAAGCCGCGCAACCCGTTCATCAACGCGGGCGCACTGGTCGTCACCGACGTGCTGTGCCGCCGCTTCGTGAAGGCCGAGACGGCGCTCGTCGAATTCGTGCGGCGGCTGATCGGCGCGAACGACATCGACTACGACTCGCGCGTCGCGACATCGGAATTGCAGCACGCGGAGCGCAACCGCGCGATGGCGCATTTCATGGCGAGCTTCGGCAACATGCAGATGCCGCCCGACACGGTGATCGACGCGTATTGCCGCCAGTGCGCGATCACGATGAACTGCGTCGAGCTCGCCAGCGCCGCGCTGTTTCTTGCGAACGGCGGCGTCGCGCCGGCGACCGGCGAGCGGATCGTCGATTCGAGTTCCGCGAAGCGGCTGTCGGCGCTGATGCTGACCTGCGGGACGTACGATGCGGCCGGCGATTTCGTGTATCGGGTCGGGCTGCCGGCGAAGAGCGGCGTCGGCGGCGGGATCGTCGCGGTGCTGCCCGGGGAGATGGCGGTGTGCGTGTGGGCGCCGGGGCTGGATGCGAACGGGAATTCGTTGGCGGGGACGCTGGCTTTGGAATGGTTGACGACTTATACGGGCAGGTCGATTTTTTGA
- a CDS encoding cytochrome c has protein sequence MKILLIASLGISLFSQTPAAFADSDNGKKIFLARCAMCHGADARGTGPLANKSSPPTPDLTTPAFKKRLSDYPGVIVSSIILRPNGDLIPKTLRENGIKLPPHSWTVKDFRDLNQYMTELISKK, from the coding sequence ATGAAAATATTGCTCATCGCTTCACTAGGAATTTCGTTGTTTTCTCAAACACCCGCAGCCTTTGCGGATAGTGACAACGGGAAAAAGATCTTCCTGGCGAGATGCGCCATGTGCCATGGAGCAGACGCCCGAGGAACGGGACCGTTGGCCAATAAAAGCAGTCCGCCTACGCCCGATCTTACGACACCCGCTTTCAAAAAACGGCTTAGTGATTATCCGGGCGTTATCGTTTCATCCATCATACTTCGCCCGAACGGAGATCTGATTCCGAAAACCTTGCGTGAAAATGGCATAAAGCTGCCCCCACATTCATGGACGGTTAAAGATTTTCGCGATCTGAATCAATATATGACTGAATTGATTTCAAAGAAATAG
- a CDS encoding cupin domain-containing protein, translating to MSRPDFIKHWTELEEPDAHSYRGDTEPMALDAPLSAALGITRIGIHHVRLLPGRRTSYPHAESTEQEFVYVLEGKPDVWIDGVLHPIAEGDSVAFPAGTGICHTFINNTKDEVRLMVIGERPRDDNRIRYPLNEAYELTRADRWVDWPTRPLGDHNGMPD from the coding sequence ATGAGCCGGCCGGATTTCATCAAGCACTGGACTGAACTCGAAGAACCGGATGCGCATTCCTATCGCGGCGATACCGAGCCAATGGCGCTCGATGCGCCGCTTTCGGCCGCACTCGGCATCACGCGTATCGGGATCCATCATGTCAGACTTCTGCCCGGACGGCGGACATCATATCCGCACGCCGAAAGTACCGAGCAGGAGTTTGTGTACGTGCTCGAAGGCAAGCCCGATGTATGGATCGACGGCGTGCTTCACCCCATTGCCGAGGGCGATTCCGTCGCGTTTCCGGCAGGTACCGGAATTTGTCACACCTTCATCAACAATACGAAGGATGAAGTCAGATTGATGGTGATCGGCGAACGTCCTCGCGACGACAACCGTATCCGGTACCCGCTCAACGAAGCGTACGAACTGACCCGCGCGGACCGATGGGTGGACTGGCCCACCCGGCCGCTCGGAGACCATAACGGGATGCCGGACTGA
- a CDS encoding isochorismatase family cysteine hydrolase, with amino-acid sequence MNPDNASEIAASARADAGSSSSSPIPPIVPSKTALLVMHYQTDILGLFPSVAPELLANTRRLCDAARAAGVGVWFANLRFSPGYPEVSPRNKNGQGIKQLGLFIDDAPCPELARQRGEPLIVAHRASVFFGTDLQARLVAQGVDSLIMVGIASTGVMLSSIAHASDADFGLYTVKDCCYDPDPIVHEHLFATAFESRTTVLSLADALRLLA; translated from the coding sequence ATGAATCCGGACAACGCATCAGAAATCGCCGCCTCTGCCCGCGCGGACGCCGGCAGCAGTTCCTCCTCGCCGATCCCGCCCATCGTGCCATCCAAAACCGCGCTGCTGGTCATGCATTACCAGACCGATATCCTCGGGCTCTTCCCGTCGGTCGCGCCCGAGCTGCTCGCCAACACGCGCCGTCTCTGCGACGCGGCGCGAGCCGCCGGCGTCGGCGTCTGGTTCGCGAATCTGCGCTTCAGCCCCGGCTATCCGGAAGTCAGCCCGCGCAACAAGAACGGCCAGGGTATCAAGCAGCTCGGCCTCTTCATCGACGACGCCCCGTGTCCCGAACTGGCCAGGCAGCGCGGCGAACCGTTGATCGTCGCCCATCGCGCGAGCGTATTCTTCGGCACCGATCTGCAGGCGCGGCTCGTCGCACAGGGCGTCGATTCGCTGATCATGGTCGGCATCGCCTCGACCGGCGTGATGCTGTCGTCGATCGCCCACGCGAGCGACGCCGATTTCGGCCTCTACACGGTCAAGGATTGCTGCTACGACCCGGACCCGATCGTCCACGAGCATCTGTTCGCCACCGCGTTCGAATCGCGCACGACGGTGCTGTCGCTCGCGGATGCGCTGCGGCTGCTGGCGTGA
- a CDS encoding ribonuclease T2 produces MLKTLARAAAALAVASVSLHAAAQTSYDYLLLAASWEPGFCASHDTPECTNLAGSYAATSLSLHGLWPNRYDGNQPFYCGVPQSDIDLDNAHQWCSMDAYPISSATRNTLSTYMPGVASCLDKHEWFKHGTCSNSATPDAYWNQASGMISRLGNTSFNAFLQANAGKTVTRNQLLSAFEGAFGSNTRSAVSLKCTKTNGVSYFTEAWIAVKTNATAQFPSAASLVTDGNTQGTCPTSGVFIAK; encoded by the coding sequence ATGCTCAAGACGCTCGCCCGCGCCGCTGCCGCACTCGCCGTCGCTTCCGTTTCACTGCACGCCGCCGCGCAGACCAGCTACGACTACCTGTTGCTCGCCGCGTCGTGGGAGCCGGGTTTCTGCGCGTCGCACGACACACCGGAATGCACGAACCTCGCCGGCTCGTATGCGGCGACGAGCCTGTCGCTGCACGGGCTGTGGCCGAACCGCTACGACGGCAATCAGCCGTTCTATTGCGGCGTGCCGCAGAGCGACATCGACCTCGACAACGCGCACCAGTGGTGCAGCATGGACGCATACCCGATCAGCAGCGCGACCCGCAACACGCTGTCGACGTACATGCCGGGCGTCGCATCGTGTCTCGACAAGCACGAATGGTTCAAGCACGGCACGTGTTCGAATTCGGCGACGCCCGATGCTTACTGGAATCAGGCGTCGGGCATGATCAGCCGGTTGGGCAACACGTCGTTCAACGCGTTCCTGCAAGCGAACGCGGGCAAGACGGTCACGCGTAACCAGTTGCTGTCGGCGTTCGAAGGCGCGTTCGGCAGCAACACGCGCAGCGCGGTGTCGCTGAAGTGCACGAAGACGAACGGCGTGAGCTACTTCACCGAAGCCTGGATCGCGGTGAAGACGAATGCGACCGCGCAGTTTCCGAGCGCGGCATCGCTCGTGACGGACGGCAATACGCAGGGCACGTGCCCGACGTCGGGTGTGTTCATCGCGAAGTGA
- a CDS encoding HdeD family acid-resistance protein produces the protein MVRLVLLLLGIEYLRTRWRGLTVLGWLWVVAGVGIFVDALDGALHFPIELFAWLFLIEGLATLAVAGSGVGGQRILRYVKGIAVVVAAGLVFAGHHHGHFLLSMIFGTLFLVDGLLQCTSAWMVRYRRWHVAFAWGVVEILLAIFFFQPYPTHYAGTVPYCLGLLLTFGGMHMLSLAARVRRLTRNPAFATSPAPALAPDLDDAPDLPQFAQSEWDGPPADGERALTVHVWTPTGTSKAEAQRYPVIDRYIAAVDVNGVISTGHAALESPEGIYISLYPAVEIDRSPDEFTRILRATRENDVPGLFQPDYATESKAWCPSTVRVRIRNYDPAKLDAFWSSYRQNTTYNLTHRNCSSSVSNALEAALDGAVWRLKGARAGWGAFVRLLLTPELWVAAQIRKRAVTMAWTPGLTLDYARALSMLADPRPFAWWKVARSAVSAIMASRRAWREQDSAALSPGGSEAASMK, from the coding sequence ATGGTACGACTGGTGTTGCTGCTGCTGGGCATCGAATATCTGCGAACCCGCTGGCGCGGGTTGACCGTGCTGGGCTGGCTGTGGGTCGTCGCGGGCGTCGGCATTTTCGTCGATGCGCTCGACGGCGCGCTGCATTTTCCGATCGAACTGTTCGCATGGCTGTTCCTGATCGAGGGACTCGCGACGCTCGCGGTGGCCGGCAGCGGGGTCGGCGGGCAGCGCATCCTGCGCTACGTGAAGGGCATCGCGGTCGTGGTGGCCGCGGGGCTCGTGTTTGCCGGCCATCATCACGGCCATTTCCTGCTGTCGATGATCTTCGGCACGCTGTTTCTCGTCGACGGGCTGTTGCAATGCACGTCCGCATGGATGGTGCGCTATCGCCGCTGGCACGTCGCGTTCGCGTGGGGCGTCGTCGAGATCCTGCTGGCGATCTTCTTCTTCCAGCCGTACCCGACGCACTACGCGGGCACCGTGCCGTACTGCCTCGGCCTGTTGCTGACGTTCGGCGGGATGCACATGCTGAGCCTTGCCGCACGCGTGCGGCGGCTGACACGCAACCCGGCGTTCGCGACGTCGCCCGCGCCGGCGCTGGCGCCGGATCTCGACGATGCGCCGGACCTGCCGCAGTTCGCGCAATCCGAATGGGACGGCCCGCCGGCCGACGGCGAGCGGGCGCTCACCGTGCACGTGTGGACGCCGACCGGCACGTCGAAGGCCGAAGCGCAGCGTTATCCGGTGATCGACCGCTACATCGCGGCGGTGGATGTCAACGGCGTGATCTCGACCGGCCATGCGGCGCTGGAGTCGCCGGAGGGCATCTATATCAGCCTGTATCCGGCCGTCGAAATCGATCGTTCTCCGGACGAATTCACGCGCATCCTGCGTGCGACGCGCGAGAACGACGTGCCGGGCCTGTTCCAGCCCGACTATGCGACCGAGTCGAAAGCGTGGTGTCCGTCGACGGTGCGCGTGCGCATCCGCAACTACGATCCGGCCAAGCTCGATGCGTTCTGGTCGTCGTACCGGCAGAACACGACGTACAACCTCACGCACCGCAACTGCTCGAGCTCCGTGTCGAATGCGCTCGAAGCCGCGCTCGACGGCGCGGTGTGGCGGCTGAAGGGCGCGCGGGCCGGGTGGGGCGCGTTCGTGCGGCTGCTGCTCACGCCCGAGCTGTGGGTGGCCGCGCAGATCCGCAAGCGTGCGGTGACGATGGCGTGGACGCCCGGGCTCACGCTCGACTATGCGCGCGCGCTCAGCATGCTCGCCGATCCGCGTCCGTTCGCGTGGTGGAAGGTGGCGCGCTCGGCCGTGAGCGCGATCATGGCGTCGCGCCGCGCGTGGCGCGAGCAGGACAGCGCGGCGCTGTCGCCCGGCGGATCGGAGGCGGCGTCGATGAAGTGA
- a CDS encoding helix-turn-helix domain-containing protein translates to MNASPLHPSSLGPQLKRWRALHRVKQSHAAELFGVAQSTISRWEAGLQQMSPDERATAERLLAARLDSAGDHALARLIAGSAGRMHLVCDLTHRLLASSPARAAEFSQPLSTLLDTSLWRYATPEIVRMEAALAPLGWHDRAGPPSVEFDTGANASRVVPIRGSRCRWTRMTLSDGSAVRLVETLDAH, encoded by the coding sequence ATGAATGCCTCACCGCTTCATCCGTCCTCGCTCGGCCCGCAACTCAAACGCTGGCGCGCGCTGCACCGCGTAAAGCAAAGCCACGCGGCCGAGCTGTTCGGCGTCGCGCAATCGACGATCTCGCGCTGGGAGGCCGGCCTCCAGCAGATGTCGCCCGACGAGCGCGCGACGGCCGAACGGCTGCTCGCCGCGCGCCTCGATTCCGCCGGCGACCACGCACTCGCGCGGCTGATCGCCGGTAGCGCGGGCCGCATGCATCTCGTGTGCGATCTCACGCACCGTCTGCTTGCCAGCTCGCCGGCGCGCGCGGCCGAGTTCTCGCAGCCGCTTTCGACGCTGCTCGACACGTCGCTGTGGCGCTACGCGACGCCGGAAATCGTTCGCATGGAAGCCGCGCTCGCCCCGCTCGGCTGGCACGACCGCGCGGGGCCGCCGAGCGTCGAGTTCGACACCGGCGCGAACGCGTCGCGCGTCGTGCCGATTCGCGGTAGCCGGTGCCGGTGGACACGGATGACGTTGTCGGACGGCTCGGCCGTGCGGCTCGTGGAAACGCTCGACGCGCACTGA
- a CDS encoding HD domain-containing protein, with protein sequence MNPETIHARLAFLREAERLKDVLRSGYTSAGRPESTAEHSWRLCLMALVFADALPGVDTLKLLKLCVVHDLGEALHGDIPAVEQDAHPDKSAHERDDLLTLTAPLDRAVRDEIVALWDEYEAAASPEARAAKALDKLETILQHNQGSNPPDFDYAFNLGYGRRHTDAAPLFRAIREIVDADTQRRIDAGGCRA encoded by the coding sequence ATGAATCCCGAGACGATCCACGCGCGGCTCGCTTTCCTGCGCGAAGCCGAACGCCTGAAGGACGTGCTGCGCAGCGGCTACACGTCGGCCGGACGCCCCGAAAGCACGGCAGAGCACAGTTGGCGGCTGTGCCTGATGGCGCTCGTGTTCGCCGACGCGCTGCCCGGCGTCGACACGCTGAAGCTGCTGAAACTGTGCGTCGTCCACGACCTCGGCGAGGCGCTGCACGGCGACATCCCCGCGGTCGAGCAGGACGCACACCCCGACAAGAGCGCGCACGAACGCGACGACCTGCTGACGCTGACCGCGCCGCTCGATCGCGCGGTGCGCGACGAGATCGTCGCGCTATGGGATGAATACGAGGCAGCCGCCTCGCCGGAAGCCCGCGCGGCGAAGGCGCTCGACAAGCTCGAAACGATCCTGCAGCACAACCAGGGCAGCAATCCGCCCGATTTCGACTATGCGTTCAATCTCGGCTACGGGCGTCGCCACACCGACGCCGCGCCGCTGTTCCGCGCGATCCGCGAGATCGTCGATGCCGACACGCAGCGCAGGATCGACGCGGGTGGATGCCGCGCGTAA
- a CDS encoding DUF3658 domain-containing protein yields MIHASFSDITSNVIASAISEGRLMGSHVLIGGNWHLGPLKERDVSTLSAWFYDNFGYIPSDLTIDTPIIPTNELIKVCAWVNPLSSIEYANFMHWISHDPPRDFLLISIQKESAHPAAENFLDLTKLLDNAVEIKSIDVSSYITEWSSLVEENADFRMVNGIGKIQSFRSTDFDAYIINSIARKWEPTPIVVLRIIEIIQSERRDFPGDIFLYHRLEKFFLSGIIEKQAEVSITQTQIRIASSWHLRSSAMQISDSIRHAE; encoded by the coding sequence ATGATCCATGCATCATTCTCGGACATCACGTCCAATGTCATCGCATCTGCAATTTCGGAAGGGAGGTTGATGGGGTCACATGTTCTTATTGGCGGAAACTGGCACCTCGGCCCTCTCAAAGAACGCGACGTCTCGACCCTGTCGGCGTGGTTTTACGATAATTTCGGATATATCCCAAGCGACTTGACCATCGACACCCCTATCATCCCCACCAACGAGTTGATCAAAGTGTGTGCATGGGTAAATCCATTATCATCAATCGAATATGCGAATTTCATGCACTGGATAAGCCATGATCCTCCACGGGATTTCCTGTTGATTTCGATCCAGAAAGAGAGTGCCCACCCTGCTGCGGAGAACTTCCTCGATCTCACCAAGCTTCTCGACAATGCAGTTGAAATAAAATCGATCGACGTCAGTTCCTATATCACAGAATGGAGCTCCCTCGTCGAGGAAAACGCCGATTTCAGAATGGTCAACGGAATTGGAAAAATTCAATCATTCCGATCAACGGATTTCGACGCATACATCATCAACTCCATAGCCAGGAAGTGGGAGCCCACACCGATAGTAGTATTGCGCATAATAGAAATAATCCAATCGGAAAGACGTGATTTTCCGGGAGATATTTTCCTCTATCATCGACTCGAGAAATTCTTCTTGAGTGGCATCATCGAGAAGCAAGCCGAAGTCAGCATCACACAAACACAGATACGGATTGCGAGTTCCTGGCATCTCCGTTCATCAGCCATGCAAATTTCAGACTCCATACGCCATGCCGAATAA
- a CDS encoding DsbC family protein, which yields MPNNIKLLPTSLFTLALATAHTEAASADVEANLQRELQAKLPELKIEQVIPSKIDGLYEVTANSRIFYSNSSASHVIIGNLFDTNSQENITETQLNKINSININDLPFQYAIKHKNGTGERVIATFFDPNCSFCKKMSPELGKIPNVTVYIFLYPVLSTDSVTKSEIILCTDNRLQAWKQWIERGKTTAPRKRCQPTITKELLSLGKKLNIRGTPTTFLPSGERVAGFISGKDLADKIDRNNRVELRTPPRP from the coding sequence ATGCCGAATAATATAAAGCTCCTTCCAACATCACTCTTTACACTTGCGCTCGCCACAGCGCACACCGAAGCAGCTTCCGCCGATGTAGAAGCGAACTTGCAACGGGAATTGCAAGCCAAACTGCCCGAACTGAAGATAGAGCAAGTTATCCCGTCAAAAATCGACGGACTATATGAGGTCACCGCAAATTCACGAATTTTCTACAGCAATTCATCGGCATCGCACGTTATCATCGGCAACCTGTTCGACACCAATAGTCAGGAAAACATAACAGAAACACAACTCAATAAGATTAACAGCATAAACATCAATGACCTTCCATTCCAATATGCCATCAAACATAAAAATGGAACCGGAGAGCGCGTGATCGCTACATTCTTCGATCCGAACTGCTCGTTTTGCAAGAAAATGAGTCCCGAGCTAGGCAAGATCCCCAACGTGACCGTATACATTTTCCTGTACCCAGTTCTTTCTACCGACTCCGTCACCAAATCTGAAATCATTCTGTGCACCGACAATCGACTCCAAGCATGGAAGCAATGGATCGAAAGAGGGAAAACCACCGCCCCCCGCAAGCGTTGCCAGCCCACCATCACGAAAGAACTCCTTTCGCTGGGAAAGAAGCTCAATATCAGGGGAACGCCCACCACGTTCCTGCCTTCCGGAGAAAGAGTCGCGGGATTTATTTCCGGGAAAGATTTGGCTGACAAGATTGATCGCAATAACCGCGTGGAGCTTAGAACCCCACCCCGCCCCTGA
- a CDS encoding efflux RND transporter periplasmic adaptor subunit, which translates to MNKKIRRRLTILVISGAAIATAVVAIMIATPDKHPQYLSAPVTRGDLENAVLATGALQAFRQVDVGAQVSGQLKTLKVKLGDKVTKGQWLAEIDPVISENALRQARASEESLRAQQQSTAAQLTQAELAFRRQQAMLPDDATSREAFEAARAALDVQRATLASLAAQIRSARIQIETAQANLGYTRIVAPIDGEVVAIVTQEGQTVIAQQQAPVILKLANLDTMTVKAQVSEADVIRVSAGQTAYFTILGEPDKRHYGKLRAIEPAPQNYADAQSALGGGAGGGAKPNSAVFYNALFDVPNPEHRLRIAMTAQVNIVLGNARNALIIPAAALGEKRKDGTVAVRVLRADGSTETRHVRIGINNNVRVEVLAGLKDGERVVIGEASADERAPLSDVV; encoded by the coding sequence ATGAATAAGAAGATCCGCCGCCGGCTCACCATACTGGTCATCAGCGGTGCAGCCATTGCCACTGCCGTCGTAGCAATAATGATCGCCACGCCCGACAAACATCCGCAGTACCTGTCCGCGCCCGTCACGCGCGGCGATCTCGAGAACGCGGTGCTCGCGACCGGCGCGCTGCAGGCGTTCAGGCAAGTCGACGTCGGCGCGCAGGTGTCGGGGCAGTTGAAGACGCTGAAGGTCAAGCTCGGCGACAAGGTCACGAAAGGCCAGTGGCTCGCCGAAATCGATCCCGTGATCTCGGAAAACGCGCTGCGCCAGGCGCGCGCCAGCGAAGAAAGCCTGCGGGCGCAGCAGCAATCGACCGCCGCGCAACTGACACAGGCCGAGCTCGCGTTCCGTCGCCAGCAGGCGATGCTGCCCGACGATGCGACGTCGCGCGAAGCGTTCGAGGCCGCGCGCGCGGCGCTCGACGTGCAGCGCGCCACCCTCGCATCGCTCGCCGCGCAGATCCGTTCGGCCCGCATCCAGATCGAGACCGCGCAGGCCAACCTCGGCTACACGCGCATCGTCGCGCCGATCGACGGCGAGGTCGTCGCGATCGTCACGCAGGAAGGCCAGACCGTGATCGCGCAACAGCAGGCGCCGGTGATCCTGAAGCTCGCGAATCTCGACACGATGACCGTGAAGGCGCAGGTATCGGAAGCCGACGTGATTCGCGTGAGCGCCGGCCAGACCGCCTATTTCACGATCCTCGGCGAACCGGACAAGCGTCACTACGGCAAGCTGCGCGCGATCGAACCGGCGCCGCAGAACTACGCCGACGCGCAAAGCGCGCTCGGCGGCGGCGCGGGCGGCGGCGCGAAGCCGAACAGCGCGGTGTTCTACAACGCGCTGTTCGACGTGCCGAATCCCGAGCACCGGCTGCGCATCGCGATGACCGCGCAGGTCAACATCGTGCTCGGCAACGCCCGCAACGCGCTGATCATTCCGGCCGCCGCGCTCGGCGAGAAGCGCAAGGACGGCACCGTCGCGGTACGCGTGCTGCGCGCCGACGGCAGCACGGAAACGCGCCATGTCCGCATCGGCATCAACAACAACGTGCGCGTCGAGGTGCTGGCCGGCCTGAAGGACGGCGAGCGCGTCGTGATCGGCGAAGCGTCGGCGGACGAGCGCGCGCCATTGTCGGACGTGGTGTAA
- a CDS encoding MacB family efflux pump subunit, translated as MRQPLLKLAAVTRRFPAGDKDVVVLNNVNLSIDAGEIVAIVGASGSGKSTLMNILGCLDHPSEGTYMVGGRDTHMLDSDELAQLRREHFGFVFQRYHLLPHVDAVANLEMPAIYAGTPRAERHARARALLACLGLADRAHHRPGQLSGGQQQRVSIARALMNGGQVILADEPTGALDTKSGQDVIRILHELNALGHTIVIVTHDKAVARHARRIIEISDGEIVADRPNRHYAEALAESGVGAAATAEAAPDGRSAPASADAPPAAETETDAAPAPRTRRFAAGTGRFGEACRMAWIALVSHRLRTLLTMLGIIIGITSVVSIVAVGEGAKRYMLDEIGSIGTNTISLYPGTDWGDSRADAIQTLVPDDVAALAEQPYIDSATPETSRTLLLRYRNINVNALVSGVGERYFQARGMRFALGVAFDDDAVRRQAQVVVIDQNTRRKLFGAARNPVGEVILVDNVPCVVIGVTADKKSAFGSVKSLNVWVPYTTASGRLFGQRYLDSITVRVRDGQPSAAAEKSLEKLMIQRHGRKDFFTYNMDSVVKTVEKTGQSLTLLLSLIAVISLVVGGIGVMNIMLVSVTERTREIGIRMAVGARQSDILQQFLVEAVLVCLLGGTIGIALSFGLGALFSMFVAQWKMVFSAGAIATAFVCSTLTGVIFGFMPARNASRLDPIDALARD; from the coding sequence ATGCGCCAGCCTCTGCTGAAACTCGCCGCCGTCACACGACGCTTTCCGGCCGGCGACAAGGACGTCGTCGTCCTGAACAACGTCAACCTGTCGATCGACGCGGGCGAGATCGTCGCGATCGTCGGCGCGTCGGGGTCCGGCAAGTCGACGCTGATGAACATCCTCGGCTGCCTCGATCATCCGAGCGAAGGCACGTACATGGTCGGCGGACGCGACACGCACATGCTCGACAGCGACGAGCTCGCGCAGTTGCGCCGCGAGCACTTCGGCTTCGTGTTTCAGCGCTATCACCTGCTGCCGCACGTCGACGCGGTCGCGAACCTCGAAATGCCGGCGATCTATGCGGGCACCCCGCGCGCCGAGCGGCACGCCCGCGCCCGCGCATTGCTCGCGTGCCTCGGGCTCGCCGATCGCGCGCATCACCGGCCCGGGCAACTGTCCGGCGGCCAGCAGCAGCGCGTGAGCATTGCACGCGCGCTGATGAACGGCGGCCAGGTGATCCTCGCGGACGAACCGACCGGCGCGCTCGACACGAAAAGCGGCCAGGACGTGATCCGCATCCTGCACGAACTGAACGCGCTCGGTCATACGATCGTGATCGTCACGCACGACAAGGCCGTGGCGCGCCATGCGCGGCGCATCATCGAAATCAGCGACGGCGAGATCGTCGCCGACCGGCCGAACCGCCACTACGCGGAAGCGCTCGCGGAATCCGGCGTCGGAGCAGCCGCAACGGCCGAAGCGGCACCCGACGGGCGGTCCGCACCGGCTTCCGCGGATGCCCCGCCGGCCGCCGAAACCGAAACCGACGCCGCTCCCGCCCCGCGCACCCGACGCTTCGCCGCCGGCACCGGCCGCTTCGGCGAGGCGTGCCGGATGGCCTGGATCGCGCTCGTGTCGCACCGGCTGCGCACGCTGCTGACGATGCTCGGCATCATCATCGGCATCACGTCGGTCGTGTCGATCGTCGCGGTCGGCGAAGGCGCGAAGCGTTACATGCTCGACGAGATCGGCAGCATCGGCACCAATACGATCAGTCTTTATCCGGGCACCGACTGGGGCGACAGCCGCGCGGACGCAATCCAGACGCTCGTGCCCGACGACGTCGCCGCGCTCGCGGAGCAGCCGTACATCGACAGCGCGACACCCGAGACGTCGCGCACGCTGCTGCTGCGTTATCGCAACATCAATGTGAATGCGCTCGTCAGCGGCGTCGGCGAGCGCTACTTCCAGGCGCGCGGGATGCGCTTCGCGCTCGGCGTCGCGTTCGACGACGACGCGGTGCGCCGCCAGGCGCAGGTGGTCGTGATCGACCAGAATACGCGCCGCAAGCTGTTCGGCGCGGCGCGCAATCCGGTCGGCGAAGTGATCCTCGTCGACAACGTGCCGTGCGTCGTGATCGGCGTGACCGCCGACAAGAAAAGCGCGTTCGGCAGCGTGAAGAGCCTGAACGTGTGGGTGCCGTACACGACCGCGAGCGGGCGCCTGTTCGGCCAGCGCTATCTCGACAGCATCACCGTGCGCGTGCGCGACGGGCAGCCGAGCGCCGCCGCCGAGAAAAGCCTCGAGAAACTGATGATCCAGCGCCACGGCCGCAAGGACTTCTTCACGTACAACATGGACAGCGTGGTCAAGACCGTCGAGAAGACCGGCCAGTCGCTGACGCTGCTGCTCTCGCTGATCGCGGTGATCTCGCTCGTCGTCGGCGGGATCGGCGTGATGAACATCATGCTGGTGTCGGTCACCGAGCGTACGCGCGAGATCGGCATCCGGATGGCGGTCGGCGCGCGCCAGTCCGACATCCTGCAGCAGTTCCTGGTCGAGGCCGTGCTCGTGTGCCTGCTCGGCGGCACGATCGGCATCGCGCTGTCGTTCGGGCTCGGCGCGCTGTTCTCGATGTTCGTCGCGCAGTGGAAGATGGTGTTCTCGGCCGGCGCGATCGCGACCGCGTTCGTGTGCTCGACGCTCACCGGTGTGATTTTCGGGTTCATGCCCGCGCGCAACGCGTCGCGGCTCGATCCGATCGATGCGCTCGCGCGCGACTGA